Proteins co-encoded in one Prunus persica cultivar Lovell chromosome G6, Prunus_persica_NCBIv2, whole genome shotgun sequence genomic window:
- the LOC109949474 gene encoding uncharacterized protein LOC109949474, translating to MDAYSGYNQIFMHPEDQAHTSFITDRGLYCYKVMPFGLKNAGATYQRLVNQLFAPLIGNTMEVYVDDMLVKSRTADQHIPNLSAMFTILKQYKMRLNPTKCAFGVASGKFLGFMISQRGIEANPKKIQAILDMTVPKTVKDIQSLTGRVAALTRFISKATDRCAPFFKALKGTKRTSPGLLNATRLSTSSRTSAVSSVLIRSKDNAEHPVHYVSKALQDAEVRYPDIEKLAFALVVSARRLRPYFQAHTIHVLTNQPLRQVLQKPKTSGRLVKWAIELGEFDIHYKPRPALRGQAVADFLSEFTEPQASSAIQPIIEPNPPPSQDQTPTEGNLDLTQPLWTLFVDGSSNAQGCGAGLVLISPDKVSLEYALRFKFQTSNNEAEYEALLAGLRLAKEMDARKIQIFSDSQLVVHQVNQDFTAKDASMTAYLQHARHLLATFHAHSIKQVPRSENSHADALARLASALEQGMGRHIHIKFLAQPSTQAPLICTIDHSPTWMDPILQFLQNQTLPANPAEARSVRHRSARYLIINGSLYKWGFSLPYLRCLTPEEGHYVLREIHEGICGNHSGTRSLAHKAIRQGYVWPSLHTDAQEFTQKCDKCQRFANIPQLPAEPLTAIVSPWPFAQWGLDFIGPMPEGKGQVKYAVVAVDYFTKWAEAEALATITAARIESFVWQNIVYHFGIPNSIVTDNDRTEAVAPVVIGQPTYRTSTYDATANDEQLALNLDFIDELRDQSSMHNVAYKQRIAKYYDSRVKPRAFKMGDWVMRKVSLATKNPNEGTLGPTWEGPYEIIKICRPGTYQLRDSTGKTLPHPWNADHLKYYYK from the exons atggatgcttaTTCAGGTTACAACCAGATCTTCATGCATCCAGAAGATCAGGCCCACACCTCTTTCATTACGGACCGCGGCCTCTACTGCTATAAGGTGATGCCCTTTGGCCTCAAAAACGCCGGGGCTACTTATCAGCGTCTGGTGAATCAGCTCTTTGCCCCACTGATTGGCAATACCATGGAGGTCTATGTCgatgacatgctagtcaagaGTCGCACAGCTGACCAACACATCCCTAACCTCTCTGCCATGTTCACCATCCTGAAGCAGTACAAAATGAGGcttaaccccaccaaatgtgcATTCGGGGTGGCTTCCGGCAAATTCCTAGGCTTCATGATCAGCCAGAGGGGTATTGAGGCCAATCCAAAAAAGATCCAGGCCATCTTAGACATGACGGTACCTAAGACGGTCAAAGATATCCAAAGCCTTACAGGGCGTGTCGCAGCCCTGACCAGATTTATCTCCAAAGCCACTGATCGCTGCGCCCCATTCTTCAAGGCCCTTAAAGGCACCAAAAGAACATCACCTGGACTGCTGAATGCAACACGGCTTTCAACGAGCTCAAGGA CTTCGGCTGTTAGCTCTGTGCTCATCCGATCAAAAGATAACGCGGAACACCCAGTGCATTATGTTAGTAAAGCATTGCAAGATGCCGAAGTTCGATACCCGGACATCGAAAAATTGGCGTTCGCCCTGGTCGTCTCGGCAAGACGCCTCCGACCATATTTCCAAGCTCACACCATCCATGTCTTAACCAACCAACCGCTCCGACAGGTGTTGCAGAAGCCAAAAACTTCTGGGAGGCTGGTTAAGTGGGCCATTGAACTTGGCGAGTTTGATATCCATTACAAACCCCGCCCGGCTCTAAGGGGACAGGCCGTTGCCGACTTCTTATCCGAATTCACGGAGCCTCAAGCTTCGTCAGCTATCCAGCCCATAATCGAACCCAATCCACCGCCCAGCCAGGACCAAACCCCCACCGAAGGCAATCTCGACCTAACCCAGCCTCTGTGGACCTTATTCGTAGACGGCTCTTCTAATGCCCAGGGCTGTGGGGCCGGCCTCGTTCTCATCTCCCCAGACAAGGTTTCCCTCGAGTACGCCCTtcgcttcaaattccaaaccTCCAACAATGAGGCCGAATATGAAGCACTCTTAGCTGGTCTTCGGTTAGCCAAAGAGATGGACGCCAGgaaaattcagatattcaGCGATTCACAACTCGTGGTCCACCAGGTCAACCAGGACTTCACGGCTAAGGATGCCTCTATGACGGCCTACCTCCAGCACGCTCGGCACTTGCTGGCGACCTTCCACGCCCACTCTATCAAGCAAGTGCCGCGCTCCGAGAATAGCCATGCCGATGCACTAGCCAGGTTGGCATCAGCCTTGGAGCAAGGAATGGGTCGCCACATCCACATCAAGTTTTTGGCCCAGCCCAGCACACAAGCCCCACTCATCTGCACTATTGATCACAGCCCTACATGGATGGACCCCATCCTCCAGTTCTTACAGAACCAAACACTACCGGCTAATCCGGCAGAGGCACGAAGCGTTCGCCATCGCTCTGCCCGTTACCTGATCATTAACGGCTCCTTATACAAGTGGGGTTTCAGCCTTCCTTACCTCCGATGCCTGACTCCAGAGGAGGGTCACTATGTCCTCCGAGAAATCCATGAAGGCATATGCGGTAACCACTCGGGCACACGCTCGCTGGCCCATAAGGCAATCCGCCAAGGATACGTTTGGCCATCACTCCACACTGACGCCCAGGAATTCACCCAGAAATGCGACAAGTGTCAGCGATTTGCCAACATTCCACAACTCCCGGCTGAACCGTTGACTGCCATCGTCAGCCCTTGGCCATTTGCCCAATGGGGACTGGATTTCATTGGACCTATGCCAGAGGGCAAGGGTCAAGTCAAGTATGCAGTTGTGGCCgtagactacttcaccaagtggGCTGAGGCTGAGGCCTTGGCCACCATCACTGCAGCTCGCATCGAATCCTTTGTGTGGCAAAACATTGTATATCACTTCGGCATCCCCAACTCCATCGTCACCGACAATGACCG AACCGAGGCCGTGGCTCCGGTAGTGATTGGCCAGCCCACATACCGAACCTCCACTTACGATGCCACGGCCAATGACGAGCAGTTGGCCCTCAACCTCGACTTCATTGACGAGCTCCGGGACCAATCGAGCATGCATAATGTCGCGTACAAACAACGGATCGCCAAATATTACGACTCCCGAGTCAAGCCCCGTGCTTTCAAAATGGGGGACTGGGTCATGCGCAAAGTTTCCTTGGCTACCAAAAATCCCAACGAAGGTACCCTCGGccctacatgggaaggtccttatgagattatcaaaatctgcCGCCCCGGCACTTATCAGCTTCGTGATTCCACAGGCAAGACGCTGCCTCACCCGTGGAATGCTGACCACCTCAAGTACTATTACAAGTAA
- the LOC109949475 gene encoding uncharacterized protein LOC109949475, which yields MYVSMAKADKEIQRLKRQDELAKSKMAEAQEAIREKNALLVQKAALAKEVEELKRSKAEEVAAARVEAIESFRSSEELKSYIMDRLVDEQLRWEDRLVRFNPSVEINFDTSGEPTAQTPPADASAPTPEAEPASEDAPSTEC from the coding sequence ATGTACGTCAGCATGGCTAAGGCTGATAAGGAGATCCAGAGGCTGAAGAGGCAGGATGAGCTAGCCAAGAGCAAAATGGCGGAGGCGCAGGAGGCCATCCGAGAGAAGAACGCCTTGCTGGTTCAAAAGGCGGCCCTGGccaaggaggtggaggagctgAAGAGATCGAAGGCCGAGGAGGTGGCTGCTGCCCGAGTCGAGGCGATTGAGTCCTTCCGATCCTCAGAGGAGCTGAAGAGCTATATCATGGACCGACTGGTTGATGAGCAGCTTCGCTGGGAAGATAGGTTGGTTAGGTTCAACCCCTCGGTGGAGATTAACTTTGACACCAGTGGCGAGCCTACTGCACAGACCCCTCCTGCTGATGCTAGCGCCCCGACACCAGAGGCTGAGCCGGCCAGTGAGGATGCCCCGTCGACCGAGTGTTGA
- the LOC18774567 gene encoding uncharacterized protein LOC18774567: protein MADKTVKNIISLKAVVDKGSNKIIFAESDKDFIDVLLSFLTIPMGTIVRRDTKHSVSLCMNNLYASVRRLLQTEACKEMLLCPHNGAESHCENLKLKIDNDEPTGYFLCDSWQCTFENKSISHYKGVLCQCGRCMNLKCSLSVSFSAEQGGGIFVKESARFIITDDLRVMSPFSVASNPVFTKLGAMNKNSTTEQKTLNIGAHEVLNLLLRSLVSKKPLSETLLKLDPVPTPNPNLSLDQLILTSIESLLLEDMMNEEEEQKIVVKLTVSVSKDIVCYAEAEEDFVNLLLSFLTVPLGFILKHLRDASFKGCIDQLYNSVKDLDEQHLKSNYHKEILLSPKIYPGFCYENRLLGMEDGPVASYLYAYWKDDKGRLKDILTTDAALIPSNAVTVPLKLKHDKSPQGYLKGSTVFMVTDDLFITPISPAFGFYELNRLKVPLTDIKEETVEVGKKEALRLLVAAFLRDSALTDVFIRQMNQEEFIKRAWLSNR, encoded by the exons ATGGCTGATAAAACTGTGAAGAATATTATAAGCTTGAAGGCCGTGGTGGACAAGGGGAGCAACAAAATTATCTTCGCAGAGTCTGATAAAGATTTTATTGATGTTCTCTTGAGTTTCTTGACAATACCAATGGGAACAATTGTCAGGCGTGACACTAAACATTCAGTATCACTTTGCATGAATAATTTGTATGCCAGTGTTAGGAGGCTTTTACAGACTGAAGCATGTAAAGAGATGTTGCTATGTCCCCACAATGGGGCTGAATCTCATTGCGAAAACCTCaaactgaaaattgacaatGATGAGCCGACAGGGTACTTTCTGTGTGATAGTTGGCAATGCACCTTCGAAAATAAGTCAATAAGTCATTACAAAGGTGTTCTGTGTCAATGTGGAAGATGCATGAATCTGAAGTGCTCACTTTCAGTTTCATTCTCTGCTGAGCAAGGTGGGGGCATCTTTGTAAAAGAATCAGCTAGGTTCATAATTACTGATGATTTACGTGTGATGTCCCCGTTTTCGGTGGCAAGCAATCCTGTATTTACAAAGCTTGGAGCCATGAATAAGAATAGCACCACTGAACAAAAGACTTTGAATATAGGAGCTCATGAG GTTTTGAACTTGCTTCTGCGCTCGTTAGTATCAAAGAAACCTCTGTCTGAAACTCTACTGAAGCTTGATCCTGTACCAACTCCAAATCCGAATTTGAGCCTTGATCAACTAATATTGACAAGTATTGAATCTCTACTGCTTGAAGACATGATGAATGAGGAGGAAGAACAAAAGATTGTTGTTAAGCTGACAGTTAGCGTCTCAAAGGATATTGTTTGTTATGCCGAAGCAGAGGAGgattttgttaatttactCCTCAGTTTTTTGACTGTTCCACTTGGTTTCATATTAAAGCATTTGAGGGATGCCTCTTTCAAAGGATGCATTGATCAGTTGTACAATAGCGTCAAAGATCTTGATGAGCAGCACTTGAAGTCAAATTACCACAAGGAAATTCTGCTGAGTCCTAAGATTTATCCTGGGTTTTGCTATGAGAACCGTCTTTTAGGAATGGAGGATGGCCCAGTAGCCTCATATTTGTATGCATATTGGAAGGATGATAAGGggcgtttgaaagatatattgACAACAGATGCAGCCCTCATCCCTTCTAATGCTGTGACAGTTCCACTCAAATTGAAGCATGATAAAAGTCCTCAAGGGTATTTGAAAGGTTCGACAGTGTTCATGGTAACTGATGATCTGTTCATAACACCAATATCTCCTGCCTTTGGCTTTTATGAATTGAATAGACTTAAGGTACCTTTGACTGACATAAAGGAAGAAACTGTTGAGGTTGGCAAGAAGGAG GCTTTGCGTCTTTTGGTGGCTGCTTTTCTGAGGGACTCTGCTCTAACCGATGTCTTCATTAGGCAGATGAATCAAGAAGAGTTTATAAAGAGAGCTTGGTTATCTAATAGATGA
- the LOC18774026 gene encoding uncharacterized protein LOC18774026, translating to MADKSMDNIELKVLVNNVSNKVIFVESDGDFIDVLFSFLTIPMGTVIRLSHRSQPLGIGCMDNIYGSVESFDSQLFRTEECRAMLLRPRNRTEYLLDNLKLKFDDSEPMRYFMCSNPHCRIFRNSLVFSYYQKVRCPRCERLMDTETTLPVSGAEDGEVFVKGPARFIISDDLQVMHPFTSTSSYLVKNLGCTGWNSIEELTVNVGVDEVLKLLMCSLVSKMPLTETLLKHEPLPELSNENVDQEIYVESRMLGDATNEEEEKISIKLIVSKSRKMVCYAEAGEEFVNLLFSFLTLPLGFIVKQMQDNSMKGCIDQLYKSVQDLDEQCLKSNNHKKMLVSPKLLPGFGYKNHPLGIEEASYRLAVDTTLIHSNKQVKSVEFIDPKSHRNKDDNALGFLKGPAMFMITDSLNVSPISAILGLSILCELNVPVTDIEVQVAQVGKKEALCLLVASFVCDSALTSVFLRKPNRGFGCLSFLI from the exons ATGGCCGATAAATCTATGGACAATATTGAGTTGAAGGTCTTGGTGAACAACGTGAGCAACAAAGTGATATTCGTAGAGTCTGATGGTGATTTTATTGATGTTCTCTTCAGTTTCTTGACAATCCCTATGGGAACAGTTATTAGGCTTTCCCATCGTTCACAACCCTTGGGAATTGGTTGCATGGACAACATATATGGAAGTGTGGAGAGTTTTGACTCACAGCTTTTCCGAACTGAAGAATGTAGAGCCATGCTGTTACGTCCCCGCAATAGGACAGAATATCTCTTGGACAACCTCAAACTGAAATTTGATGATTCCGAACCCATGCGGTACTTTATGTGTTCTAATCCACATTGCAGAATTTTTCGGAACAGTCTTGTTTTTAGTTATTACCAAAAGGTTCGTTGTCCTCGTTGTGAACGTCTAATGGACACGGAGACCACCCTTCCAGTGTCTGGTGCTGAAGATGGTGAGGTCTTTGTAAAAGGTCCAGCCAGATTTATAATTAGTGATGATTTACAAGTGATGCACCCATTTACTTCTACAAGCTCTTATTTAGTTAAGAACCTCGGATGCACGGGATGGAATAGTATTGAGGAGTTGACAGTCAATGTAGGAGTTGATGAG GTTTTGAAGTTGCTTATGTGCTCATTAGTATCAAAGATGCCTTTGACTGAAACTCTGCTGAAGCATGAACCCCTCCCAGAATTGAGCAATGAAAATGTTGATCAAGAAATATATGTTGAATCCCGAATGTTAGGAGACGCCACgaatgaggaagaagaaaagatttcTATTAAGCTCATAGTTAGCAAATCTAGGAAGATGGTTTGTTATGCAGAAGCAGGGGAGGAGTTTGTTAATTTACTCTTCAGTTTCTTGACTCTTCCACTCGGGTTTATTGTGAAACAGATGCAGGATAACTCTATGAAGGGATGCATTGATCAATTGTACAAAAGTGTCCAGGATCTTGATGAGCAATGCTTGAAGTCAAATAACCATAAGAAAATGCTAGTGAGTCCCAAGCTTCTCCCTGGATTTGGCTATAAGAACCATCCTTTGGGAATAGAGGAAGCCTCGTATCGGCTGGCTGTTGATACCACCCTTATCCACTCTAATAAACAAGTGAAATCAGTTGAATTCATAGACCCCAAATCCCACCGTAACAAAGATGATAACGCTCTTGGATTTTTGAAAGGACCTGCGATGTTCATGATAACCGACAGTCTCAACGTAAGTCCGATCTCTGCAATTCTTGGCCTGTCAATTTTATGCGAATTGAACGTACCTGTCACTGACATTGAGGTACAAGTTGCACAAGTGGGCAAGAAGGAG GCACTCTGTCTTTTGGTGGCTTCTTTTGTTTGTGACTCTGCTCTAACCAGTGTCTTCCTTAGGAAGCCAAATCGAGGATTTGGCTGCCTTAGTTTTCTAATTTAA
- the LOC18772136 gene encoding uncharacterized protein LOC18772136, with the protein MAETSANTISVKALVDKASNQIIFIESDNDFIDVLFSFLTIPMGTIMRLAPNQSVPLEIGCIKNLYSSVTNMDVKHFRTEACRDMLLCPRNVAESQCRNLKPKIDNGEPTQYFLCSRNYRGECKLSYNKIGSCDCGGSITEEKNLLVSLDGGIFVKGLARLIIGDNLQVMPPLTLEGLSVFTELGVRNGNTTEELTFNVGSDEVLNLLICSLVSRTPLTETLLKNKPIRKLSNDNQGINIEPQIVVDATDPEGNLSIKLIVSKSKKMVCYAEVGEDFVNLLFSFLTIPLGFVVKQMRDCALKGCINQLFKSVQDLDDCYLKSDYHKEMLLSPKLVPGFCYENHLLGTEEATYYYALGMLSTDKTLIASRISAAKKTRRSYYGEESAQTSIKSVTVMDPKSHNNQDKSAEGQGFLGGQAMFTVMFTVTDNLIIRPISLMFGLSLLNELKVPLTDIEVKIVHVRREEALRLLVASFVCDSALTNAFIREPKQNKKPKQEQC; encoded by the exons ATGGCTGAGACATCTGCGAACACCATTAGCGTGAAAGCCTTGGTGGATAAGGCGAGCAACCAAATTATCTTTATAGAGTCTGATAATGATTTTATTGATGTTCTCTTCAGTTTCTTGACAATCCCGATGGGAACAATTATGAGGCTGGCCCCTAATCAGTCAGTACCATTAGAAATAGGttgtataaaaaatttgtattcAAGTGTTACGAATATGGATGTAAAGCATTTCCGTACTGAAGCATGTAGAGACATGTTGCTATGTCCTCGCAATGTGGCAGAATCTCAGTGCAGGAACCTCAAACCGAAGATTGACAATGGTGAGCCCACACAGTACTTTTTGTGCTCACGTAACTACAGAGGAGAATGTAAGTTAAGTTATAACAAAATTGGTTCTTGTGATTGTGGAGGAAGCATAACTGAGGAGAAAAATCTTTTAGTGAGTCTAGATGGAGGCATCTTTGTGAAAGGACTGGCCAGACTTATAATTGGTGATAATTTACAAGTGATGCCACCATTAACTTTGGAAGGCCTTTCTGTATTTACAGAGCTTGGAGTCAGGAATGGGAATACTACTGAGGAGTTGACTTTCAATGTAGGATCTGATGAG GTTTTGAATTTGCTTATATGCTCGTTAGTATCAAGGACACCTTTGACAGAAACTCTGCTGAAGAATAAACCAATACGAAAGTTGAGCAATGACAACCAAGGAATAAATATTGAACCTCAAATAGTTGTAGATGCAACAGATCCTGAAGGAAACCTCTCTATCAAGCTTATAGTGAGCAAATCTAAGAAGATGGTTTGTTATGCAGAAGTAGGAGAGGATTTTGTGAATTTACTCTTCAGTTTCCTAACTATTCCACTGGGTTTTGTTGTAAAACAAATGAGGGATTGCGCATTAAAAGGATGCATTAATCAGTTGTTCAAGAGTGTCCAAGATCTTGATGATTGCTACTTGAAGTCAGACTACCACAAAGAAATGCTACTCAGTCCCAAGCTTGTACCTGGCTTTTGCTATGAGAACCATCTCTTAGGAACTGAGGAGGCCACATATTATTATGCACTTGGTATGCTGTCTACTGATAAAACTCTTATCGCTTCTCGTATTTCAGCTGCTAAGAAAACTAGGAGGTCATATTATGGCGAAGAAAGTGCTCAGACTAGTATTAAGTCAGTGACAGTCATGGATCCCAAATCCCACAATAATCAAGATAAAAGTGCTGAAGGTCAAGGATTTTTAGGAGGACAAGCGATGTTCACAGTAATGTTCACAGTAACTGACAATTTGATCATAAGACCTATATCTCTAATGTTTGGTCTGTCTCTTCTGAATGAACTGAAGGTGCCTTTGACTGACATTGAAGTGAAAATTGTGCATGTGCGCAGAGAAGAG GCTTTGCGTCTTTTGGTGGCTTCTTTTGTTTGTGACTCGGCACTAACCAATGCCTTCATTAGGGAGCCGAAGCAGAACAAAAAGCCAAAGCAAGAACAATGTTGA
- the LOC109949476 gene encoding uncharacterized protein LOC109949476 gives MVDQVKLMIAEEQKFQGKALSLSHTKTAITTMKEKFTEQQLQMFEQSCFGHLLRIEDLKWTSPIVHGLLLRKADPKTVSQLNGIKFIVGNKVIQFTAQQFCIVTRLRFGNLPFILIPTNENCSLKRKYFANDKTVNLLELEKAFLKCDDEDDVLKLGFIYFAVFVLLGSEKHVHIDMRYLKLAEDLEEFGKYPWGAITSE, from the exons ATGGTTGATCAAGTGAAGTTGATGATTGCAGAGGAACAAAAGTTCCAAGGGAAAGCATTGTCGCTATCCCATACGAAGACCGCAATCACTACGATGAAGGAGAAATTCACTGAACAGCAGCTGCAAATGTTTGAACAaagttgttttggtcatctCCTACGGATTGAGGACCTCAAGTGGACTTCTCCAATTGTCCACGGCTTGCTGCTCAGGAAAGCTGATCCCAAGACAGTTTCCCAACTGAACGGGATCAAATTCATTGTTGGCAATAAGGTCATCCAATTCACGGCGCAGCAATTTTGCATCGTGACAAGGCTAAGGTTTGGAAACCTTCCCTTTATTCTGATTCCCACTAATGAGAACTGCTCATTGAAACGGAAGTACTTTGCCAACGATAAAACTGTGAACCTGTTGGAATTAGAAAAGGCCTTCCTCAAATGCGATGATGAGGACGATGTATTGAAGCTCGGATTCATATACTTTGCTGTGTTTGTGCTATTGGGCAGTGAAAAACATGTCCACATTGACATGCGATATTTGAAGTTGGCGGAAGACCTTGAAGAGTTTGGGAAGTATCCATGGGGTGCT ATTACCAGCGAGTGA